In Pseudobythopirellula maris, a single window of DNA contains:
- a CDS encoding sigma-70 family RNA polymerase sigma factor, with protein MSPSTAAERPASPDEGDAPPTPALEAQQPDQWVERHGDALLGYALARVNDMATAEDLVQETLLTAWRSRDKFDGRASFRTWLVAILRRRIADHYRGEARKRRPAKRADDSATPFDKHGKWAEEIAEWPADRTAETPEKIVENAEFWDALARCSGSLPAQLERAFRLREFGRGSVEEICEHEGITRKNLSVRLHRARLMLRKCLENSWFCERPAAEQVAEVPAEEEA; from the coding sequence ATGAGCCCCTCCACCGCCGCCGAGAGGCCCGCTTCGCCAGACGAGGGCGACGCCCCGCCGACGCCGGCGCTCGAGGCGCAGCAGCCCGACCAGTGGGTCGAGCGCCACGGCGACGCGCTGCTCGGCTACGCGCTGGCGCGTGTGAACGACATGGCCACGGCCGAAGACCTTGTGCAGGAGACCCTGCTCACGGCGTGGCGCTCGCGCGACAAGTTCGACGGCCGGGCGTCGTTCCGCACCTGGCTGGTCGCGATCCTGCGTCGCCGGATCGCCGACCACTACCGCGGCGAGGCCCGGAAACGGCGCCCCGCCAAGCGGGCCGACGACTCCGCCACGCCGTTCGACAAGCACGGCAAGTGGGCCGAGGAGATCGCCGAGTGGCCGGCGGATCGAACGGCCGAAACGCCTGAAAAAATCGTCGAAAACGCCGAATTCTGGGACGCGCTCGCCCGCTGCTCCGGCAGCCTGCCGGCGCAACTCGAGCGGGCCTTCCGGCTGCGTGAGTTCGGCCGCGGCAGCGTTGAGGAGATCTGCGAGCACGAGGGCATCACGCGCAAGAACCTCTCGGTCCGCCTGCACCGGGCGCGGCTGATGCTGCGGAAGTGCCTGGAAAACAGTTGGTTCTGCGAGAGGCCCGCCGCCGAGCAAGTCGCCGAAGTCCCAGCGGAGGAAGAAGCATGA
- a CDS encoding zf-HC2 domain-containing protein yields MKLSRLWMILTLNCEHASRLMSDACDGPIEPSERLAMRLHTACCKPCRRFRRQLGVIERACEALANAWRGRPETHDSGPRLSAEAADRIDAALRTARASDLG; encoded by the coding sequence ATGAAGCTCTCCCGGCTGTGGATGATCCTCACACTCAATTGCGAGCACGCCTCGCGGCTGATGTCCGACGCGTGCGACGGGCCGATCGAGCCGAGCGAGCGCCTCGCGATGCGGCTGCACACGGCCTGTTGCAAGCCGTGCCGCCGGTTCCGGCGTCAGCTCGGCGTGATCGAGCGGGCGTGCGAAGCGTTGGCCAACGCCTGGCGCGGCCGCCCCGAGACCCACGACTCGGGCCCCCGGCTTTCGGCCGAAGCGGCCGATCGCATCGACGCGGCGCTACGCACCGCCCGCGCGTCTGACCTCGGCTGA
- the ribB gene encoding 3,4-dihydroxy-2-butanone-4-phosphate synthase, translating to MSTRFSSIEQAVEAIAAGRIVIVVDAEDRENEGDFIAAAEKTSAATVNFMITHGRGQLCCPVLPEVASRLRLPLMVDDQMNNAPLQTNYTVSVDHHTARTGITAEERAETVRELASPTSEPTDFVRPGHMFPLIAKEGGVLRRAGHTEAAVDLARMAGLTPAGVLCEVLNADGDRANRDELRSLADEHDLPIISIEELIAYRRVREQLVERQAEADLPTKYGDARIIAYGVKHEAMEPVAIVFGDPSKAEQPLVRLHSSCFTGDLIQSLRCDCGDQLHMALDMISREGVGVLIYLPQEGRGIGLPAKIKAYALQDKGMDTVEANIALGFKADPRDYGVGIQLLKDLGLTKIRLLTNNPKKTDAFIYGGFDLQVVDQVPLLPPANETNAAYLATKRDKMGHTLPSE from the coding sequence GTGTCCACCCGTTTCTCCAGTATTGAACAGGCCGTCGAGGCGATCGCCGCCGGACGCATCGTCATCGTTGTCGACGCCGAGGACCGCGAGAACGAGGGGGACTTCATCGCCGCGGCCGAAAAGACCTCCGCCGCGACGGTCAACTTCATGATCACCCACGGCCGCGGTCAGCTCTGCTGCCCCGTGCTGCCCGAGGTCGCCAGCCGGCTGCGGCTGCCGCTGATGGTCGACGACCAGATGAACAACGCCCCGCTCCAGACCAACTACACGGTGAGCGTCGACCACCACACGGCGCGCACGGGCATCACGGCCGAAGAGCGGGCCGAGACGGTCCGCGAGCTCGCCTCGCCCACGAGCGAGCCGACCGACTTCGTGCGCCCCGGCCACATGTTCCCGCTGATCGCCAAGGAGGGGGGCGTGCTGCGGCGCGCCGGGCACACCGAGGCGGCCGTCGACCTCGCCCGCATGGCCGGTCTCACCCCGGCGGGCGTGCTGTGCGAGGTGCTCAACGCCGACGGCGACCGCGCCAACCGAGACGAGCTCCGCTCCTTGGCCGACGAACACGACCTGCCGATCATCTCGATCGAGGAGCTGATCGCCTACCGCCGCGTTCGTGAGCAGCTTGTCGAACGCCAAGCCGAGGCCGACCTGCCAACCAAATACGGCGACGCGCGGATCATCGCCTACGGCGTGAAGCACGAGGCGATGGAGCCGGTGGCGATCGTGTTCGGCGACCCCTCGAAGGCCGAGCAGCCGCTCGTCCGCCTGCACTCCAGTTGCTTCACGGGCGACCTGATCCAGTCGCTCCGCTGCGACTGCGGCGACCAGCTCCACATGGCGCTCGACATGATCAGCCGCGAGGGCGTTGGCGTGCTGATCTACCTGCCGCAGGAGGGCCGCGGCATCGGCCTGCCGGCCAAGATCAAGGCTTACGCCTTGCAAGACAAAGGCATGGACACGGTCGAGGCGAACATCGCCCTGGGCTTCAAGGCCGACCCACGCGATTACGGCGTCGGCATCCAGCTGCTCAAGGACCTGGGTCTCACCAAGATTCGCCTGCTGACGAACAACCCGAAGAAGACCGACGCGTTCATCTACGGCGGCTTCGACCTGCAAGTGGTCGACCAAGTGCCGCTGCTGCCGCCCGCTAACGAAACGAACGCTGCTTACCTGGCGACCAAACGCGACAAGATGGGCCACACGCTGCCCAGCGAGTGA